In Candidatus Methylomirabilota bacterium, the genomic window CGCGCGTCATCGACGATCTGAAGCAGAGCCGATACGTGGAGGCTCGGCGGGGGAAGGGCGTGTTCGTGGCCCAGGCGCCGCCCGCCCGCCCCTCCCCTCACCTCCGCGAGGGCTTTTTACAGGATACGGTGATCCGGGCCGCGGCCCTCGGGATGACCGCCGACGACTTGTCGGTGGGCGTTCTGAGCTTGGCCGGGGTCCGGCCCGCCCCCGTCCGCGGCGCCGTCGAGGTCCTCCTGGTGGAGTGCAGCCCGCCGGAGCTCGACTTCTTTGCCCGACAACTCGAGGCCCACCTCCCGGTCCGCGTCGACAAGGTGCTCCTCGCCGAGCTGGCGGCGGTCACGCGGCGCCAGAAGCAAGGCGGTCGCTGGCGGGCGGCGGTCACGAGCTTCTGCCATCTGCCGCAGGTGGAGCAGCTCCTGAGGGGCAAGGGGGTTCCGGTGATCGCGCTCCTCGCCGAGGCGCATCTCGAGACCCTCCATCGCCTGGCCCAGTTCCCGTCGGGGACGCGCGTGGGCGTGGCCTCCACCACCGTCGAGACGGCCCACAACCTGGAGCACTCGATCGCGAACGCCGGCCTGCCGAACATCGCGCTCGCCGGGGTCTGCCCCGCCGAGGGGGCCGCACTGGGTCGCCTGATGCGGCGAGTGGACGTCATCGTCTGCTCCACCGCGGCGGCCGAGCGGGTCCGGGGGCTCGCGGGTTCCTCCGTGCAGGTGATGATCGACGACCGGGCCCTCGACCAGCGGGCGATCGAAATGCTCGCGGCCGTCCTGGTGCGAGAAAACGGCGACAGGCCGACGGCCGCTCCGTCGCCCGTCCGGAGGCGGCTGAGTCCTCGTCCGTCCAGGGAACGTACGCCGCGAGGGGGTCGGCCCACGATCGTCTGAGGGCTGTGGAGCGCGGTGCGGAGGCCGGAAGGGAAATACCTTTCTCCTAGAATCAGGAGGTGTCTCATGCAGCTGCAAGTGCCTTGGCTCAAACCAGCGGTTTGGGGTGTGATCGGCGGCGCCGTCGTCACGATGATCGTCGGCTTCTCCGGGATGGGATGGGTCCTCGGCGCCACCGCCGAGCGGATCGCGGTGGAGCGCGCCAACTCGGCTGTGATCGTCGCTCTCACCCCCTCCTGCGTCGCGAGGTTCATGAACCAGCGCGACGTCGCCGTGAAGCTCGCAGAGTTCCGGAAGATCGACTCGTGGAAGCAGCGGCAGTTCGTCGAAGACGGCGGCTGGGCCACTGCGCGGGGGGACAAGCTGCCCAACTCAGGACTGGCGAATGCGTGCGCCGAGGAGCTCTTGAAGGCCAAGACTTAGCCGGGCGGAAGAACGCCATGCGAACCGCTCACCGCCTCGAGGTGGTGGGCGGTTCGTCATGATGTGTCACCCCCTGCGACGCGTGTCTTCGACCTCCCTCAGAGCTGAAACGTCTTCACGTAGACGCCCGGCGAGCCCGGGGCGTGGTGCATGTGGGAGCGCATGCGCGCGTTGGCCGGCGAAATGTCCCGCTGGGCGCTCCACGCCGCGCTCTCCGGGACTTTCGGGTGCTCGAACTCGTAGAGCGTGAGATAGGTCGGCGCGCCGGTCACCGCGCGATAGCGGCGGCCGCGGACCACGCCGGGGACCTTCTCGTAGTTGGGGACGTAGACGGTGTTGTACCAGGTGTTGAACTCGGCGTCGGCCTCGGGCGGCACGTCCATGCGCCCCATCTGGAGCGCCGGCGCCATTGCGCTCTGCGCGGCGGCCGGCGCCAGCGCTTTCGGATGGATCATCGTATAGACGTTCCGGATGTACGCGGTGCCGATGTGCTCGGGCGAGCAGCGCTTGGTCCACGCGGTCGGGTTCGCCTGCACCTTCTTGTACGCCGCGCTCTCGAGCACCGCGGCGCTCTCCAGCTCGTAGCAGGCGAGATGCTTCGGCCCGCCCTTCACGGCCTCGTAGCGCGCGGCGCTCAGGAAGCCCGGCACGGCGAGGCGCTCGGCCAGATGCTCCTCGTTGTACCAGCGGTTGAACTCCTTCTCCTTGTCCGCCGGGATGTCGGCCCAGACCATCAGGAGCGCGCTGCCCTTCTTGTTCGTCATTGGGCTCTCCTTGTCATGCGACTGCGTTTCATGCGCTAGCGACGGCTGGGAAGCGCGCGACGGATCTCCTCGACGGCCGTCGCGTAGCCCGAGCGGAGCACGGCCGCGTCCGACGAGTAGTTGACGATCGTCGCGCCGAGGGCGATCATCTCGCCCACGCCCTCCACGCTGTCGATCGCCATCGACACCGCCTTGCCGTGCTTGCGCGCGGCGTCCACGAGCCGACGGCGATGCGCGGTCAGCGCCTCGCGCTGCGCGGAGGCGCCGAGCACGCCGAGGTCCTGCGCCAGATCGGTCGGCCCGAGCGTGAGCGCATCGATGCCCGGGACCGACGCGATCTCGTCCAGCCGGTCGAAGGCACGCTTCGACTCCAGCATGATGGTCACGTGCACGCGCGCGTTCGCGGCGGCGGTCAGCTCGCGCATCGGCAGCGCGCCGTACTCCGTCGCCGGGCCGAAGCCGTACATGCCCCGCTGGCCCGCCGGCGCGTAGCGGCAGCACGCGGCCACCGCGGCCGCCTGCTCCGGCGTGTCCACCTGCGGCACGTGGAGATTGAAGACGCCGGCGTCGAGGAGCCGCGTGATCCACTCGCGGTTGCCCTCGGGCGGGCGGACGACCAGTGGAAAATCAAGGGCGCGCGCGAGCGCCGCCATGTCGGCGAGGGTCTCCATCGAGAAGGGCGAGTGCTCCATGTCGAGCCGCGCGAAGTCGAGCCCCGCCGCCTGGAGCAGCATCAGGACCGAGGGCGTCCGGATCATCGTGATCCACGTGCCGATCTGCACTTCACCCTGCTCGGCGCGGGCCCGGTAGGCGTTCTCCCTCATCGCGCTTTTACCTCCACGCCCGCGAGCCGCTCGAGCACCTTGACGACGGCGAGCCCGTCCTCCTTGTTGAGGCCGGCGGCCCGCGCCATCTGGTAGAGCTGCTGCGTGACGTTCGCCAGCAGCAGCGGCACGCCGAGCTGCTTGGCGAACGCCGTCTCCAGCTCCTGGTCCTTGTAGGTGATGTCCACCGTGCCGCCCGGCGAGAAGTCGCGCGCCAGGATCTTCGGCACGCCGGTCTCGAACGCGAAGCTCGTGCCCGTGCTGACCCGGACGACGTCGTAGATCATGCGGGGGTCGAGGCCCGCCTTGACGCCCAGGACGAGGGCCTCGGCCACCGCCACCCGGTTGACCTGGATCAGCATGTTGTTGACGAGCTTCATCGCCAGGCCGTGGCCGAGCGGGCCGACGTGGAACAGGTTCGTACCCATCGCCTTGAAGAGGTCGCGGCACGCCTCGAAC contains:
- a CDS encoding aldolase/citrate lyase family protein; the protein is MRENAYRARAEQGEVQIGTWITMIRTPSVLMLLQAAGLDFARLDMEHSPFSMETLADMAALARALDFPLVVRPPEGNREWITRLLDAGVFNLHVPQVDTPEQAAAVAACCRYAPAGQRGMYGFGPATEYGALPMRELTAAANARVHVTIMLESKRAFDRLDEIASVPGIDALTLGPTDLAQDLGVLGASAQREALTAHRRRLVDAARKHGKAVSMAIDSVEGVGEMIALGATIVNYSSDAAVLRSGYATAVEEIRRALPSRR
- a CDS encoding NAD(P)-dependent oxidoreductase; this encodes MPGAVGFVGLGNMGRPMALNLVKHGFSLVVHDIDKTKVDPLRARGAAVADSPERVAAATERTICMVETTAQAEAVIAGERGIVQGAGRGHVVICMSTIDPFAAQRLAGVLAARGVAMLDAPVSGGTVRAASGELSIIAGGDAATFEACRDLFKAMGTNLFHVGPLGHGLAMKLVNNMLIQVNRVAVAEALVLGVKAGLDPRMIYDVVRVSTGTSFAFETGVPKILARDFSPGGTVDITYKDQELETAFAKQLGVPLLLANVTQQLYQMARAAGLNKEDGLAVVKVLERLAGVEVKAR